The following proteins are co-located in the Takifugu flavidus isolate HTHZ2018 chromosome 16, ASM371156v2, whole genome shotgun sequence genome:
- the shprh gene encoding E3 ubiquitin-protein ligase SHPRH isoform X3 has protein sequence MGLGKTVEVLSLILCHTRQDLELEVLTLPVGKSVNYFVPPPPLESKKVSCKVEVPKVPKMKTSYPTVRLMLLAAIKEMRTGKGTSVNAIFSYIRSTYGYDLFKNRTHIRKTLAKLISEGLVEQVKGRGLAGSFRLGKNYKETKKMLAEASKFNYKSTESPPRKMFQRRAKEKAETAMQNSFTENESDLYSHVSADQTPTEGEPKEECDPSKHEKADEFADILDTSASKKAADIPDIINTDDAPKEAPQMDLHKDSETPTRASVVPFNTQDYRFECICGELGIVDYKARVQCMNCQLWQHASCVNYKEESLETTPFYCPHCLVAMKPVSTGATLIISPSSICHQWVEEINRHIRSSSLRVLVYQGVKKHGFIQPHMLAEQDVVITTYDVLRSELNYVDIPHSNSKDGRRFRNQKRYMAVPSPLVAVEWWRICLDEAQMVECPTAKAAEMALRLASVNRWCVSGTPVQRGLEDVYGLVLFLGVDPYWVKHWWDQLLYRPYRRGNTEPLYNVIAQLLWRSAKKDVIDQIQIPPQTEEVHWLTFSPVEGHFYHRQHEVCSQDALVKLRKISDWSLKLGSLDRRTVNTILCPLLRLRQACCHPQAVRGEFLPLQKSTMTMEELLKSLQKKCRVECEEAHRQLVCALNGLAGIHIIRNEFLEAAELYREVLRSSEEHKGRLKTDSLQRLHATHNLMELLSAKHPGIPPTLRDDRLSEEEKQLQQHYMTKYDSEVADAHQNLQPVLQNIKELKCKVKLNAPWWLDVIQKAIRCSNDDDLVSRVKNELTCSYKQQAQKLSMADKFRDACGLQFLLTSQMQDLIKSQKSVRDAVKSLEGPASKAVIDEATICHLRPMRLPLNNCVFCKADELFTDYESKLFSHTVKGQTAIFEEMIEDEEGLVDDRLPTTSRGLWAASEMERTLKAILSFAKTKRMEAELVEEGNTFMELFENWKKEYKVLHEYWMVLRNHVSAIDELGMATERLRVRLPDEPKPKLPHIIEPHEVEQNRVKLLNDQAVAKSQLQKKLGQFLYLTNLEKSQDKSTGGLNPEPCPICARPLGQEWAVLTCGHCFCNECIAIIVEQYSVGSRRRAIKCAICRQTTSHTEISYVFTAQSSNQDQEIPVKGSHSTKVEAVVRTLKKIQVTDPGAKCLVFSTWLSVLDIIAKALFDNNMEFSQINGIHKFQENLSSFKYDEKINILLLPLHTGSNGLNIIEATHVLLVEPILNPAHELQAIGRVHRIGQTKPTFVHRFLIRSTIEERMQAMLKTAEKSHTSTTMKHSEAAVLTVADLADLFTDDPEHLE, from the exons ATGGGGCTAGGAAAGACAGTGGAAGTCCTTTCTCTTATCCTGTGTCACACTCGACAggacctggagctggaggtcctCACGCTGCCTGTG GGGAAATCTGTAAATTACTTCgtacctcctcctccccttgaAAGTAAGAAAGTGAGCTGTAAGGTGGAAGTGCCTAAAGTCcctaaaatgaaaacatcataCCCGA CTGTACGACTCATGCTCCTTGCTGCAATAAAGGAGATGAGGACTGGAAAAGGAACCTCGGTCAATGCCATCTTCAGCTACATCCGATCCACATACGGCTATGACCTCTTTAAAAACCGCACCCACATCAGGAAGACCCTGGCCAAGCTGATCAGTGAAGGCCTGGTGGAACAGGTGAAAGGGCGAGGCCTGGCTGGGTCCTTTAGGCTGGGAAAGAActacaaagaaacaaagaagatgtTGGCAGAAGCGTCCAAGTTT AACTACAAAAGCACAGAGAGCCCGCCAAGGAAAATGTTTCAGAGACGAGCTAAAGAGAAGGCGGAAACAGCCATGCAGAACTCTTTTACTGAAAATGAAAGTGATCTATACTCTCACGTGTCAGCTGATCAGACACCAACAGAGGGGGAACCAAAGGAGGAATGTGATCCAAGCAAACATGAGAAAGCCGATGAGTTTGCAGACATATTGGACACGTCTGCATCTAAGAAGGCAGCAGATATCCCGGACATAATCAACACGGATGATGCACCAAAAGAGGCCCCTCAGATGGATTTGCACAAGGACTCAGAAACCCCAACAAGAGCGTCTGTTGTCCCGTTCAACACTCAGGACTATCGCTTTGAGTGCATCTGCGGTGAACTGGGCATTGTTGACTACAAAGCTCGTGTCCAGTGTATGAACTGTCAGTTATGGCAACATGCCAGCTGTGTGAACTACAAAGAAGAAAGCCTTGAAACCACACCCTTTTACTGCCCTCACTGCCTCGTCGCCATGAAACCCGTCTCCACAGGCGCTACCCTCATCATCTCCCCGAGCTCCATCTGCCACCAGTGGGTGGAAGAGATCAACCGACACATCAGGTCATCGTCACTACGAGTGTTG GTTTATCAGGGCGTGAAGAAGCATGGATTCATCCAGCCACATATGCTCGCCGAGCAGGATGTGGTCATCACTACTTACGATGTGCTGCGGTCGGAACTCAACTATGTGGATATTCCTCACAGTAACAGCAAGGATGGGCGCCGATTCCGCAACCAGAAGCGCTACATGGCTGTACCcagccccctggtggccgtggAGTGGTGGCGCATCTGTCTGGACGAGGCTCAGATGGTTGAATGTCCCACTGCGAAG gctgcagagatgGCCCTTCGTCTTGCTTCTGTCAATCGCTGGTGTGTAAGTGGCACCCCTGTCCAGAGAGGACTAGAAG ATGTGTATGGCCTGGTTCTTTTCCTGGGAGTTGACCCGTATTGGGTCAAACACTGGTGGGACCAGCTGCTCTATCGCCCGTATCGGCGTGGAAACACAGAGCCACTGTACAATGTCATTGCTCAGCTGTTGTGGCGATCAGCTAAGAAGGATGTCATTGATCAG ATTCAGATTCCGCCACAGACGGAGGAGGTACACTGGCTGACATTCTCCCCAGTTGAGGGCCACTTCTACCACCGCCAGCATGAGGTCTGCTCCCAGGACGCTCTGGTCAAACTCAGGAAAATCTCTGACTGGAGCCTGAAGCTCGGCAGTCTGGACCGTCGCACCGTCAACACCATACTGTGCCCGCTGCTTAGGCTGCGTCAGGCCTGCTGCCATCCGCAGGCTGTGAGGGGGGAGTTCCTGCCCCTTCAGAAAAG CACCATGACGATGGAGGAGCTCCTCAAGTCCCTGCAGAAGAAATGTCGAGTGGAGTGTGAAGAAGCTCACAGACAATTAGTGTGTGCACTCAACGGCCTGGCTGGAATCCACATCATCAGAA ATGAATTTCTAGAGGCAGCAGAGTTGTATAGAGAAGTACTTCGCTCATCAGAGGAGCATAAAGGCCGATTGAAAACGGATTCCTTACAG AGGCTTCACGCTACTCATAATTTGATGGAACTGCTGAGTGCCAAACACCCCGGCATCCCGCCAACGCTCAGAGATGACCGACTAAGTGAGGAG gagaagcagctgcagcagcactatATGACCAAATATGACTCGGAGGTAGCAGATGCCCACCAGAACTTGCAGCCTGTTCTGCAGAACATCAAAGAGCTGAAATGCAAA GTAAAGCTGAATGCTCCCTGGTGGCTGGATGTCATCCAAAAGGCCATCCGGTGTTCAAACGATGACGATCTTGTGTCGCGTGTGAAGAACGAGTTGACGTGCAGCTACAAACAACAGGCGCAGAAACTCTCCATGGCAGACAA GTTTCGGGACGCGTGCGGTCTGCAGTTTCTTCTAACGTCACAGATGCAAGATCTGATCAAATCACAGAAGAGTGTCCGAGATGCAGTCAAGAGCCTTGAGGGTCCAGCCTCGAAGGCGGTGATTGACGAGGCCACCATTTGCCACCTCAGGCCCATGAGGCTGCCTTTGAATAA TTGTGTGTTCTGCAAAGCTGATGAACTCTTTACGGATTATGAGTCCAAGTTGTTCTCCCACAC AGTGAAGGGTCAGACGGCCATTTTTGAAGAAATGATTGAAGACGAGGAGGGGCTGGTGGACGACCGACTTCCCACCACCAGCCGAGGGCTCTGGGCGGCCAGCGAGATGGAGCGTACTCTGAAAGCCATCCTGTCGTTTGCAAAAACTAAACGCATGGAagcagagctggtggaggagggcaACACCTTCATGGAGTTGTTTGAGAACTGGAAGAAAGAATACAAG GTGCTGCATGAATACTGGATGGTGCTAAGAAATCACGTGTCGGCCATTGACGAGTTGGGTATGGCTACTGAGAGGCTGCGCGTGCGCCTGCCCGACGAACCTAAACCAAAACTTCCCCACATTATTGAACCTCACGAG GTGGAGCAGAACAGAGTTAAGCTCCTGAACGATCAGGCCGTCGCCAAGTCCCAACTCCAAAAGAAACTGGGTCAGTTTCTCTATCTCACCAATCTGGAGAAG TCCCAGGACAAGTCTACCGGAGGTCTGAACCCAGAGCCGTGTCCCATCTGTGCCCGGCCCCTGGGGCAGGAG TGGGCTGTGCTGACCTGTGGCCACTGCTTCTGCAATGAGTGCATTGCCATCATCGTGGAGCAGTACAGCGTGGGCTCGAGGCGACGGGCCATCAAGTGTGCCATTTGTAGGCAGACCACATCACACACGGAGATCTCCTACGTGTTCACCGCCCAGTCGTCCAATCAGGACCAGGAAATACCTGTCAAG GGAAGCCATTCCACCAAAGTGGAGGCAGTAGTGAGAACACTAAAGAAGATTCAAGTGACTGACCCTGGGGCCAAGTGTCTCGTCTTCTCCACG TGGCTGAGCGTCCTGGACATCATCGCTAAGGCCTTGTTTGACAATAACATGGAGTTCTCTCAAATCAATGGCATTCACAAATTTCAG GAAAATCTGAGCTCTTTCAAATATGATGAAAAGATCAacatcctgctgcttcctctccacACGGGCTCCAATGGTCTGAACATCATTGAAGCCACCCACGTTCTGCTGGTGGAGCCCATCCTTAACCCTGCTCACGAGCTCCAGGCCATCGGCAGAGTCCACCGGATTGGCCAAACCAA GCCAACATTTGTGCACAGGTTTTTAATCAGATCCACCATCGAGGAGAGAATGCAGGCCATGCTGAAGACCGCAGAGAAAAG TCACACGAGCACAACCATGAAGCACTCGGAGGCCGCTGTGCTCACCGTGGCCGACTTGGCTGATCTTTTCACCGATGACCCAGAACATCTGGAGTGA